A part of Gemmatimonadota bacterium genomic DNA contains:
- a CDS encoding DUF3486 family protein: protein MPPRSKISQLPKPLQDEILKRYDEGHTFAEIEEWLRAMGEDVGKSSIQRHHSKMLAKWREVRKIKSQAAAMMEELGKNPSIELSQVMMDLLMSGIMDAMDKGVDFTESTPVELGRLVVSMHRAEVIRERMRVYYSERIRRAADEVCKKMVGKTDQETIDYVRKKFYGLSTSRPQESE, encoded by the coding sequence ATGCCACCCAGAAGCAAAATATCCCAGCTACCCAAGCCCTTGCAGGATGAGATCCTCAAGCGCTATGACGAGGGCCACACATTCGCCGAGATCGAGGAGTGGCTCCGTGCTATGGGGGAGGATGTCGGCAAGTCCTCCATCCAGCGCCACCACTCCAAGATGCTGGCAAAGTGGCGAGAAGTCAGGAAAATAAAATCACAGGCGGCGGCAATGATGGAGGAGCTCGGCAAAAATCCGTCCATCGAACTGTCGCAGGTCATGATGGACCTGCTCATGAGCGGCATCATGGATGCGATGGACAAGGGTGTAGATTTTACCGAGTCCACACCTGTCGAGCTTGGCCGCCTGGTCGTATCAATGCACAGAGCAGAGGTGATTCGCGAGCGAATGCGGGTGTATTACAGCGAACGCATTCGGCGGGCGGCGGATGAGGTGTGCAAGAAGATGGTGGGCAAAACAGACCAGGAAACCATCGATTACGTCAGAAAAAAGTTTTATGGCCTGAGTACATCGAGGCCACAGGAGAGCGAATGA